From a single Candidatus Brevundimonas phytovorans genomic region:
- a CDS encoding nucleoside transporter C-terminal domain-containing protein produces the protein MFTLLNLQSLFGLVVIIAVCWAMSENRKVFPWRLAIGAVAVQAALVLATFAIPGSQVVLDAINNAVKGLELATEEGTKFVFGYLAGGDQPYAVANEGALFTFAFKVLPLILVISALSALLWHWKILKWITLGFGFLFQRTMGLGGASALAVAANVFLGMIESPIVIRAYLDKLTRSELYLMMVVGLATVAGSTMVAYATILAPVLTNAAGHVLVASIVSAPAGVLLARIIIPEKPGQGGAVADYNSALKYDSAIDAIVKGTSDGLMVVLNISAVLIVFVALVALANVMLGAFWIGGEALSVERILGVVFSPVAWLIGVEWADAQKAGWLLGVKLTLTEFVAFIKLGQVPDGDMTERTRMLMTYALCGFANIGSVGITVTGLSVLMPERREEVLGMVWKALLAGFLATLMTACIVGAMPASVFGQ, from the coding sequence ATGTTCACCCTTCTGAACCTCCAGAGCCTGTTCGGTCTGGTCGTCATCATCGCCGTCTGCTGGGCGATGTCCGAGAACCGCAAGGTCTTCCCCTGGCGTCTGGCCATTGGGGCGGTGGCGGTGCAGGCGGCCCTGGTGCTGGCGACCTTCGCCATTCCGGGCTCTCAGGTGGTGCTGGATGCGATCAACAATGCGGTGAAGGGGCTGGAACTGGCCACCGAAGAGGGGACCAAGTTCGTCTTCGGCTACCTGGCCGGCGGCGATCAGCCCTACGCCGTCGCCAACGAGGGCGCCCTGTTCACCTTCGCCTTCAAGGTTCTGCCGCTGATCCTGGTGATCTCGGCCCTGTCGGCCCTGCTGTGGCACTGGAAGATCCTGAAGTGGATCACGCTCGGCTTCGGCTTCCTGTTCCAGCGCACCATGGGTCTGGGCGGCGCCTCGGCCCTGGCGGTGGCGGCCAACGTCTTCCTCGGCATGATCGAGAGCCCCATCGTCATCCGCGCCTATCTGGACAAGCTGACCCGCTCGGAACTCTATCTGATGATGGTGGTCGGTCTGGCCACCGTCGCCGGCTCGACCATGGTGGCCTACGCCACCATCCTGGCGCCGGTCCTGACCAATGCGGCGGGCCACGTCCTGGTCGCCTCCATCGTTTCGGCCCCGGCCGGGGTCCTGCTGGCCCGCATCATCATCCCGGAAAAACCGGGGCAGGGCGGGGCGGTCGCCGATTACAACTCGGCGCTCAAGTACGACAGCGCCATCGACGCCATCGTCAAGGGCACCTCGGATGGCCTGATGGTGGTGCTGAACATCTCGGCCGTGCTGATCGTCTTCGTGGCCCTGGTGGCCCTGGCCAACGTCATGCTGGGCGCCTTCTGGATCGGCGGCGAGGCCTTGAGCGTCGAGCGCATCCTCGGCGTGGTCTTCTCGCCGGTGGCCTGGCTGATCGGCGTGGAATGGGCCGACGCGCAGAAGGCCGGCTGGCTGCTGGGCGTCAAGCTGACCCTGACCGAGTTCGTCGCCTTCATCAAACTGGGTCAGGTGCCCGACGGCGACATGACCGAGCGCACCCGGATGCTGATGACCTACGCCCTGTGCGGCTTCGCCAACATCGGTTCGGTCGGCATCACCGTCACCGGCCTGTCGGTGCTGATGCCCGAGCGCCGCGAAGAGGTTCTGGGTATGGTGTGGAAGGCCCTGTTGGCCGGCTTCCTGGCCACCCTGATGACCGCCTGCATCGTCGGGGCCATGCCGGCCTCGGTGTTCGGCCAGTAA
- a CDS encoding polyphenol oxidase family protein: MSLNPITHPLLDKAGVRHGFFTREGGVSEGIYAGLNTGVGSKDDPARVAENRRRVAEWMGGAYDDLCGCYQIHSAVARVADSGWKGERPEGDAVVAAVRGPIASVLTADCAPVLFADAEAGVVGAAHAGWKGALGGIIHSTVAAMEALGARSERMVAVVGPCIAQASYEVGADYQERFAHHDPGSERFFAPGATEDKRLFDLPGFVLWRLEQSGVGDAAWTGDDTRADAARFYSNRRAFLAGEPDFGRLISAIALT, translated from the coding sequence ATGAGCCTGAACCCCATCACCCACCCCCTGCTCGACAAGGCCGGGGTCCGCCACGGCTTCTTCACCCGCGAGGGCGGCGTGTCGGAGGGCATCTACGCCGGACTGAACACCGGCGTCGGCTCCAAGGACGATCCGGCGCGCGTGGCCGAGAACCGTCGTCGCGTGGCCGAATGGATGGGCGGCGCCTACGACGACCTGTGCGGCTGCTATCAGATCCACTCCGCCGTGGCCCGCGTGGCCGACAGCGGCTGGAAGGGCGAGCGGCCCGAGGGCGACGCCGTGGTCGCCGCCGTGCGCGGCCCCATCGCCTCCGTCCTGACTGCGGACTGCGCGCCCGTCCTGTTCGCCGACGCCGAGGCGGGCGTGGTAGGTGCGGCCCATGCGGGCTGGAAGGGAGCCCTGGGCGGGATCATCCACTCGACGGTGGCGGCGATGGAGGCCCTCGGCGCGCGGTCTGAGCGCATGGTCGCCGTGGTCGGTCCCTGCATCGCGCAGGCTTCCTATGAGGTCGGCGCCGACTATCAGGAGCGGTTCGCCCATCATGACCCCGGCAGCGAACGCTTCTTTGCGCCGGGCGCAACGGAGGACAAACGCCTGTTCGACCTGCCGGGCTTTGTCCTGTGGCGGCTGGAGCAGTCCGGCGTCGGCGACGCCGCCTGGACCGGCGACGACACGCGCGCGGACGCAGCGCGATTCTACTCGAACCGGCGGGCGTTTCTGGCGGGGGAGCCGGATTTCGGGCGGCTGATCAGCGCGATCGCCCTGACCTGA
- a CDS encoding branched-chain amino acid aminotransferase gives MAFVPFDDRDGWIWFDGAFVPWRDAKTHVLTHGLHYGSSVFEGERMYGGEIFKLTAHSQRLKRSAELLDFDIPYSVAEIDAACKETCEKNGLTDCYIRPVAYLGAEQLSVSSLNSKVHLAIAAWEWPSYFDPEVKKKGIRLEWAKWRRPDPATAPSTAKAGGLYMICTMSKTAAEKRGYADAMMLDWRGYVAEATGANVFFVQGGVLHTPRVDHILDGITRQTVIEMAQAKGIEVVIRDILPEELADFSECFLTGSAAEVTPVSEIGDHRFTPGELSLSLMDDYGKLVRGQL, from the coding sequence ATGGCCTTCGTTCCTTTCGACGATCGTGACGGCTGGATCTGGTTTGACGGCGCATTCGTGCCCTGGAGGGACGCGAAAACGCACGTACTGACCCATGGCCTTCACTACGGCTCGTCGGTCTTCGAGGGTGAGCGTATGTACGGCGGCGAAATCTTCAAGCTGACGGCGCACAGCCAACGGCTGAAACGCTCGGCCGAGCTGCTGGACTTCGACATTCCCTACAGCGTGGCCGAGATCGACGCCGCCTGCAAGGAAACCTGCGAAAAGAACGGTCTGACGGACTGCTACATTCGTCCCGTGGCCTATCTGGGCGCCGAACAGCTCAGCGTCTCGTCGCTGAACAGCAAGGTCCACCTGGCCATCGCCGCCTGGGAATGGCCCAGCTATTTCGACCCCGAGGTCAAGAAGAAGGGCATCCGTCTGGAGTGGGCCAAGTGGCGCCGCCCCGACCCGGCCACCGCCCCCTCGACGGCCAAGGCCGGCGGCCTCTACATGATCTGCACCATGTCCAAGACCGCGGCTGAAAAGCGCGGCTATGCCGACGCCATGATGCTGGACTGGCGCGGCTATGTGGCCGAGGCCACCGGCGCCAACGTCTTCTTCGTCCAGGGCGGCGTCCTGCACACCCCGCGCGTCGACCACATCCTGGACGGCATCACCCGCCAGACCGTGATCGAGATGGCCCAGGCCAAGGGGATCGAGGTGGTGATCCGCGACATCCTGCCGGAAGAACTGGCCGACTTCTCGGAATGCTTCCTCACCGGCTCGGCCGCCGAAGTCACCCCGGTCAGCGAGATCGGCGACCACCGTTTCACGCCCGGCGAACTGTCGCTGAGTCTGATGGACGACTACGGCAAGCTGGTCCGCGGCCAGCTGTAA
- a CDS encoding pyrroline-5-carboxylate reductase dimerization domain-containing protein gives MTKGGKMGPVVLQGVGRLGSAILEGWLRTGAVDPADLIILTPSEKPAAETARGLGARINPPLEALADARAFVIGVKPAKWLEASRPVLPYLAPDAVIVSVMAGVRGQTIAEGFDGRSVVRIMPTTGVAQAQGVATIWAADAAARAVGEALFALIAETVHLDDEAAMHAATAVSGCGPAYYFAFTRALAQAGVEEGLTPEAAVRLARATLRSAAAGVEGTEALDALIDRVASPGGVTQAGLVALNADGALDRAVESAVQAAVAKSTELSR, from the coding sequence ATGACCAAGGGCGGGAAGATGGGGCCGGTCGTCCTGCAAGGCGTGGGGCGGCTGGGCTCGGCCATCCTGGAAGGCTGGCTCAGGACCGGCGCCGTCGATCCCGCCGACCTCATCATCCTGACCCCGTCCGAGAAGCCCGCCGCCGAGACGGCGCGGGGCCTGGGCGCGCGGATCAATCCGCCGCTGGAAGCTCTGGCCGACGCCCGCGCCTTCGTCATCGGCGTCAAACCCGCCAAGTGGCTTGAGGCCTCGCGCCCTGTCCTGCCGTATCTGGCGCCCGACGCCGTGATCGTCTCGGTCATGGCCGGGGTGAGGGGGCAGACGATTGCCGAGGGCTTCGACGGCCGCTCCGTCGTCCGCATCATGCCAACGACCGGCGTGGCCCAGGCCCAGGGCGTGGCGACCATCTGGGCCGCTGACGCCGCCGCCCGCGCCGTCGGCGAGGCCCTGTTCGCCCTCATCGCCGAAACCGTCCACCTGGACGACGAAGCCGCCATGCACGCCGCGACCGCCGTGTCTGGCTGCGGCCCCGCCTATTATTTCGCCTTCACCCGCGCCCTGGCCCAGGCCGGGGTCGAGGAAGGCCTGACGCCGGAGGCCGCCGTGCGGCTGGCGCGCGCCACCCTGCGCTCTGCGGCGGCGGGCGTCGAAGGAACCGAGGCTCTGGACGCTTTGATCGACCGCGTGGCCTCGCCCGGCGGCGTGACCCAGGCCGGTCTTGTGGCCCTGAACGCAGACGGCGCCCTCGACCGGGCGGTCGAGAGCGCCGTGCAGGCGGCTGTCGCCAAGTCCACCGAACTCAGCCGCTGA
- a CDS encoding YbjN domain-containing protein, with the protein MDAARPEEVDVPYDPLDVVEHVLNAENLPFDRTDDGDLAFALAGDWKDYELWFAWRPEGDCLQLCCALDLRVMKTRRAAAYELVSMINQRTWLGHFEVWPDEGEIVFRHSLALPHSERPTLAQAASMIDAAIEAADRYYPAFDFMVRGSKKAQEAIDACLFETVGTA; encoded by the coding sequence ATGGATGCAGCCCGACCCGAAGAGGTCGACGTTCCCTACGACCCCCTGGATGTCGTGGAGCACGTCCTCAACGCGGAGAACCTGCCGTTCGACCGGACGGACGACGGCGACCTCGCCTTCGCCCTGGCCGGCGACTGGAAGGACTATGAGCTGTGGTTCGCCTGGCGGCCCGAGGGCGACTGCCTTCAGCTGTGCTGCGCCCTGGACCTGCGCGTCATGAAGACGCGCCGCGCCGCCGCCTATGAACTGGTGTCGATGATCAACCAGCGTACCTGGCTGGGCCATTTCGAAGTCTGGCCGGACGAGGGCGAGATCGTCTTCCGTCACTCGCTGGCCCTGCCGCACAGCGAGCGCCCGACCCTGGCCCAGGCTGCGTCCATGATCGACGCCGCCATCGAGGCCGCCGACCGCTACTACCCCGCCTTCGACTTCATGGTGCGCGGCTCCAAGAAGGCGCAGGAAGCCATCGACGCCTGCCTGTTCGAAACCGTGGGCACCGCCTGA
- a CDS encoding accessory factor UbiK family protein translates to MQTRNPILDEFAKLTTGAMGLAQAAGDEAKAAWRAQTDRFVAEMDLVRRDEFDVLKDEIAALRAEIAELKAQKSPAKKASSGTSTAAAPDADSAG, encoded by the coding sequence ATGCAGACGCGCAATCCGATCCTCGACGAGTTCGCCAAGCTGACGACCGGCGCCATGGGTCTGGCCCAGGCTGCGGGCGACGAGGCCAAGGCCGCCTGGCGGGCCCAGACGGATCGATTCGTCGCCGAGATGGATCTGGTCCGCCGCGACGAGTTCGATGTGCTGAAGGACGAGATCGCCGCCCTCCGCGCCGAGATCGCTGAGCTTAAGGCTCAGAAATCGCCTGCGAAAAAGGCGTCGAGCGGAACGTCCACAGCTGCGGCGCCTGACGCTGATTCAGCCGGTTGA
- the lpxC gene encoding UDP-3-O-acyl-N-acetylglucosamine deacetylase: protein MPVRHDHHEQTIVAPAICAGVGVHTGQRVKLVVRPAAPGTGIVFVRTDITDRDNRIPVSGEAVVDARLNTMIENAAGVRLSTIEHLMAALCALGVSNAVIEVDGPELPILDGSALQFVQLLDRAGFRRQEAPVRFIEILKPIRVEEGDKSAFLLPCDRYEMRFEIDFPTPVIGNQVVDFVVDEATFRSDIMAARTFGFAHEVEALRQAGLARGGSLENAVVIDGDEILNPGGLRMEREFVRHKALDAIGDLYVLGAPLMGRYEGVKAGHALNNKLVRALLAQPDAWRETVRVPDMAMAG, encoded by the coding sequence TTGCCGGTCCGTCACGACCATCACGAACAGACCATCGTCGCCCCGGCCATTTGCGCCGGCGTGGGCGTGCACACCGGCCAGCGCGTCAAGCTGGTCGTGCGTCCGGCTGCGCCGGGCACGGGCATCGTCTTCGTGCGCACCGACATCACCGACCGCGACAACCGCATCCCCGTCTCGGGCGAGGCCGTCGTCGACGCGCGCCTGAACACCATGATTGAGAATGCGGCCGGCGTGCGCCTGTCGACCATCGAGCACCTGATGGCCGCCCTGTGCGCGCTCGGCGTCTCCAACGCCGTGATCGAGGTCGACGGCCCCGAGCTGCCGATCCTCGACGGTTCGGCCCTGCAGTTCGTGCAACTGCTGGACCGCGCCGGTTTCCGCCGTCAGGAAGCCCCGGTCCGCTTCATCGAGATCCTTAAGCCGATCCGGGTGGAGGAGGGCGACAAGTCCGCCTTCCTGCTGCCTTGCGATCGCTACGAGATGCGCTTCGAGATCGACTTCCCCACGCCGGTCATCGGCAATCAGGTGGTGGACTTCGTCGTGGACGAGGCGACCTTCCGCTCGGACATCATGGCCGCGCGTACCTTTGGCTTCGCCCATGAGGTCGAGGCCCTGCGTCAGGCCGGTCTGGCCCGCGGCGGTTCGCTGGAAAACGCCGTGGTCATCGACGGCGACGAGATCCTGAACCCCGGCGGTCTGCGCATGGAACGCGAGTTCGTGCGCCACAAGGCTCTGGACGCCATCGGCGACCTCTATGTTCTCGGCGCGCCCCTGATGGGCCGCTACGAAGGCGTCAAGGCCGGTCACGCCCTGAACAACAAGCTGGTCCGCGCTCTGCTGGCCCAGCCCGACGCCTGGCGCGAGACGGTTCGAGTCCCCGACATGGCGATGGCGGGCTGA
- the lgt gene encoding prolipoprotein diacylglyceryl transferase, whose amino-acid sequence MPFPEFDPVLIHLGPLPIRWYALAYVAGIVLGWWYASRLAKTERLWSPGKPPVTGPQLDDLVLWITFGVILGGRLGYALFYKPAMYAQLFTGQNWGERLELLQLWTGGMSFHGGFLGVVVAIILYANRQKINPLSLGDLIAPVAPIGLLFGRIANFINGELWGRETTVPWAIRFCNARIEQMYGFCPAGNEPRHPSQLYEAGLEGLLLLIILSLAIWKWKMLKRPGFVTGLFLLGYGVCRAALENVRQPDAGLEHLPLGLTMGMILSIPMMLVGAGLIWRALKKPVVAEA is encoded by the coding sequence GTGCCCTTCCCCGAATTCGACCCTGTCCTGATCCATCTCGGCCCCCTGCCCATCCGCTGGTACGCCCTGGCCTATGTCGCCGGGATCGTGCTGGGCTGGTGGTACGCTTCGCGCCTGGCCAAGACGGAGCGGCTGTGGTCGCCCGGCAAGCCGCCGGTGACGGGCCCGCAACTGGACGATCTGGTGCTGTGGATCACGTTCGGCGTCATCCTGGGCGGACGTCTGGGCTACGCCCTCTTCTACAAGCCAGCCATGTACGCCCAGCTGTTTACGGGTCAGAACTGGGGCGAGCGGCTGGAGCTGCTGCAGCTGTGGACCGGCGGCATGAGCTTCCACGGCGGCTTCCTGGGCGTCGTCGTGGCCATCATCCTTTACGCCAACCGCCAGAAGATCAATCCGCTCAGCCTGGGCGACCTGATCGCGCCGGTCGCGCCGATCGGCCTGCTGTTCGGGCGCATCGCCAACTTCATCAACGGCGAGCTGTGGGGCCGCGAGACGACGGTTCCCTGGGCCATCCGCTTCTGCAACGCGCGCATCGAGCAGATGTACGGCTTCTGCCCCGCCGGCAATGAACCGCGCCACCCGAGCCAGCTGTATGAAGCCGGGCTTGAGGGGCTGTTGCTGCTGATCATCCTGTCGCTGGCCATCTGGAAGTGGAAGATGCTGAAGCGTCCGGGCTTCGTCACCGGCCTGTTCCTGCTGGGCTACGGCGTCTGCCGCGCCGCCTTGGAGAACGTGCGTCAGCCGGACGCCGGACTGGAGCACCTGCCGCTGGGCCTGACCATGGGCATGATCCTGTCGATCCCGATGATGCTGGTCGGCGCCGGGCTGATCTGGCGGGCGCTGAAGAAGCCGGTCGTGGCGGAGGCGTAA
- a CDS encoding ATP-binding protein, whose product MRLLPLPLWARMIKRRLPTSLWGRSLLIIVLPVLVMQGAVTWAFFDAHWQAVTARLSEGLAGDVAWAAESYRDQPTPQNLTVIADRAERSMQLSIAFQEGATLPKEQRRGAIGVVDRTLEKALASRLDQPFWYDTTRYPAYVDIRVQEPGGVLRVIAPRERAVATQAHIFVLWLTVATILLLGVAVLFIRNQVRAIERLADAAEAFGRGETVPRFKPHGAREVRAAANAFLDMRARIQRHIEQRTALLASVSHDLRTPLTRLRLELALAPPFKRAEAMKGDLDEMEHMIDEYLAFARGEAGEAIQAVSVPEMLRRAAEDARRAGAEVTVETPDELDAMLRPLAFRRALNNLAGNAAVHGEHVRLSARPLPSGGIEIAVEDDGPGIPDDMHEEAFRPFSRLDASRNQNSKGVGLGLAIARDVARGHGGDITLSRSDLGGLKAAIRLPG is encoded by the coding sequence ATGAGGCTGCTGCCCCTCCCCCTCTGGGCGCGGATGATCAAGCGCCGCCTGCCGACCTCCCTGTGGGGGCGGTCGCTGCTGATCATCGTCCTGCCGGTTCTGGTCATGCAGGGGGCCGTGACCTGGGCCTTCTTCGACGCCCACTGGCAGGCCGTGACCGCGCGCCTGTCCGAAGGCCTGGCGGGGGACGTGGCCTGGGCCGCCGAGAGCTATCGCGACCAGCCGACGCCGCAGAACCTGACCGTCATCGCCGACCGGGCCGAGCGGTCGATGCAGCTGTCCATCGCGTTTCAGGAGGGCGCGACCCTGCCCAAGGAACAGCGGCGCGGCGCCATCGGCGTGGTCGACCGCACGCTGGAGAAAGCCCTGGCTTCGCGGCTGGACCAGCCCTTCTGGTACGACACCACCCGCTACCCCGCCTATGTCGACATCCGGGTGCAGGAGCCCGGCGGGGTGCTGCGCGTCATCGCCCCGCGCGAGCGGGCCGTGGCGACCCAGGCCCATATCTTCGTGCTGTGGCTGACGGTGGCGACCATTCTGCTGCTGGGGGTGGCGGTCCTGTTCATCCGCAATCAGGTGCGAGCGATCGAACGTCTGGCCGACGCCGCCGAGGCCTTTGGCCGGGGCGAGACCGTGCCGCGCTTCAAGCCGCACGGCGCGCGCGAAGTGCGGGCCGCCGCCAACGCCTTCCTCGACATGCGCGCCCGCATCCAGCGTCATATCGAACAACGCACGGCCCTGCTGGCCTCGGTCAGCCATGACCTGCGCACGCCTCTGACCCGTCTGCGCCTCGAACTGGCCCTGGCCCCGCCCTTCAAGCGGGCCGAGGCCATGAAGGGCGACCTGGACGAGATGGAGCATATGATCGACGAATACCTGGCCTTCGCGCGCGGCGAGGCCGGGGAAGCGATCCAGGCGGTTTCGGTGCCCGAGATGCTGCGCCGCGCCGCAGAGGACGCCCGCCGCGCCGGGGCCGAGGTGACGGTGGAGACGCCCGACGAGCTGGACGCCATGCTGCGCCCCCTCGCCTTCCGTCGCGCCCTGAACAATCTGGCCGGCAACGCCGCCGTTCACGGCGAGCATGTGCGGCTGTCCGCCCGGCCCCTGCCTTCGGGCGGGATCGAGATCGCGGTCGAGGACGACGGGCCGGGCATTCCCGACGACATGCACGAGGAGGCCTTCCGGCCCTTCTCGCGACTGGACGCCTCGCGCAATCAGAACAGCAAGGGCGTGGGTCTGGGCCTGGCTATCGCCCGCGACGTGGCGCGCGGCCACGGCGGCGACATCACCCTGAGCCGCAGCGATCTGGGCGGGCTGAAGGCGGCGATCCGCCTGCCGGGCTGA
- a CDS encoding DUF4349 domain-containing protein: protein MRKELIGAAAASALLAGCQDASRQYADESVDVELMAAAPAAPVMGGAASAPPGPSGAPSSVVAPSIAPSIAPSIAYAYRFGLELPAEAATSLMTKHEQACIAAGPAACQVIGSNSSRVGRDSVEARLEMRATPAYVARFRAALDGEAKGAGGRVAEQAVESEDLTRQLVDTEARMRAMETLRDRLQQLLATRSGPLEQLLQVERELARVQGELDATRSALAVMRTRVQTSKLDVTYRAAGQLAPDSALKPVTDALGQAAYLFMSTLGALIMLLAGVLPLLLVFAPLAWLGWRWRQKRAVQRRAAEAARRKKAEGEPSA, encoded by the coding sequence ATGCGCAAGGAACTGATCGGGGCGGCGGCGGCGAGCGCCCTGCTCGCGGGATGCCAGGACGCATCGCGTCAGTATGCCGACGAGTCGGTGGACGTCGAACTGATGGCGGCCGCGCCCGCCGCGCCCGTCATGGGCGGCGCCGCCTCCGCGCCGCCGGGACCGAGCGGTGCCCCCTCGTCGGTCGTCGCACCCAGCATCGCCCCCAGCATCGCCCCCAGTATCGCCTACGCATATCGTTTCGGGCTGGAGCTTCCGGCAGAGGCCGCGACAAGCCTCATGACCAAGCATGAACAGGCCTGCATCGCCGCCGGCCCTGCCGCCTGTCAGGTGATCGGTTCGAACTCCAGCCGCGTCGGTCGCGACTCGGTCGAGGCCCGCCTCGAAATGCGCGCCACGCCCGCCTACGTCGCCCGTTTCCGCGCGGCGCTGGACGGCGAGGCCAAGGGCGCCGGCGGGCGCGTGGCCGAACAGGCCGTCGAGAGCGAGGATCTGACCCGGCAACTGGTCGACACCGAGGCGCGGATGCGGGCGATGGAGACGCTGCGCGACCGGCTGCAGCAGCTCCTGGCCACCCGCAGCGGCCCGCTGGAACAACTGCTGCAGGTCGAGCGTGAACTGGCGCGGGTCCAGGGTGAACTGGACGCGACGCGCTCGGCCCTGGCGGTCATGCGGACGCGGGTGCAGACCTCGAAGCTGGACGTGACCTATCGCGCGGCGGGGCAACTGGCGCCCGACAGCGCCCTGAAACCTGTCACCGACGCCCTGGGCCAGGCGGCCTATCTGTTCATGTCGACGTTGGGCGCGCTGATCATGCTGCTGGCCGGGGTCCTGCCGCTGTTGCTGGTGTTCGCGCCCCTGGCGTGGCTGGGGTGGCGCTGGCGTCAGAAACGCGCCGTGCAGCGCCGGGCCGCCGAGGCGGCGCGCAGGAAAAAGGCGGAGGGCGAGCCCTCCGCCTGA
- a CDS encoding response regulator transcription factor yields MTDTRSNGRSGPVAAPGAGRHLLIVDDDDRIRELLKEFLAREGYRVTGAAHAGAARRLVELIEFDLIVLDVMMPGESGFDLTTWIRSQASLSKTPVLLLTAKGDPNDRIEGLSRGADDYMSKPFDPRELALRIEAILRRTGGKPMTPREIRMGPAVFDMERLELTRDGVLQRLTEAEAQLLKTLAIHAHSPVERMNLSPDTADITGRAVDVQVTRLRRKLEADPKNPRYLQTVRGVGYMLAPD; encoded by the coding sequence ATGACTGATACGCGCTCGAACGGCCGCTCTGGCCCTGTGGCCGCCCCCGGCGCCGGCCGTCACCTTCTGATCGTCGATGACGACGACAGAATCCGCGAACTGCTGAAAGAGTTCCTGGCGCGCGAGGGCTATCGCGTCACCGGGGCCGCCCACGCGGGCGCGGCGCGGCGTCTGGTCGAGTTGATCGAGTTCGATCTGATCGTGCTGGACGTCATGATGCCGGGCGAGAGCGGGTTCGATCTGACCACCTGGATCCGCAGCCAGGCGTCGCTGTCCAAGACCCCCGTCCTGCTGCTGACGGCCAAGGGCGATCCCAATGACCGGATCGAGGGCCTGTCGCGCGGCGCCGACGACTATATGTCGAAGCCCTTTGATCCGCGCGAACTGGCGCTGCGGATCGAGGCCATCCTGCGCCGCACCGGCGGCAAGCCGATGACCCCGCGCGAAATCCGCATGGGGCCGGCCGTGTTCGACATGGAGCGGCTGGAGCTGACCCGCGACGGCGTGCTGCAACGCCTGACCGAGGCCGAAGCGCAACTGCTGAAGACCCTGGCCATCCACGCCCACTCGCCGGTCGAGCGGATGAACCTGTCGCCCGACACCGCCGACATCACTGGCCGCGCCGTGGACGTGCAGGTGACTCGCCTGCGCCGCAAGCTGGAGGCCGATCCCAAGAACCCGCGCTATCTTCAGACCGTGCGCGGCGTCGGCTACATGCTGGCGCCGGACTGA
- a CDS encoding SAM-dependent methyltransferase, with product MTETLKDRLVREIVLTGPMTVADYVTRCLHDPKGGYYSTRPALGEGGDFITAPLVSQMFGELIGLWAIEVWSRLGAPERVRLVEVGPGDGTLMSDVLRAARLVPGFLEAVDLILIEPSAPLRAEQARRLAEADVHPRWLSALHQIETDAPVILIGNEVLDCMPARQFMKTEGGWAERRVGVTDDNELTFGLVAISGGFERPEYDVEPGQVVEISEQQAAFARDLAVLVKAASGAALLIDYGRSRPGAGDTLQGLRRHQKVDPLATPGEADLTQWADYPLVLEAAVRTGADVTGCVGQGAFLKALGIEARAQRLMQARPDAAPVIQRQLDRLTAPDQMGELFKAAAIFSPRSLALPGFEG from the coding sequence ATGACGGAGACGCTCAAGGACCGGCTGGTCCGCGAGATCGTGCTGACGGGGCCGATGACGGTGGCGGACTATGTCACCCGCTGCCTGCACGACCCCAAGGGCGGCTATTACTCGACGCGGCCCGCGCTGGGGGAAGGCGGCGACTTCATCACCGCGCCCCTGGTCAGCCAGATGTTCGGCGAACTGATCGGTCTGTGGGCCATTGAGGTCTGGAGCCGTCTGGGCGCGCCGGAGCGCGTGCGGCTGGTCGAGGTCGGGCCGGGCGACGGGACCTTGATGTCCGACGTGCTGCGGGCGGCGCGGCTGGTCCCCGGCTTCCTGGAGGCCGTGGACCTGATCCTGATCGAGCCCAGTGCGCCGCTGCGGGCCGAACAGGCGCGGCGGCTGGCCGAGGCCGACGTTCACCCCCGCTGGCTCAGCGCCCTGCACCAGATCGAGACCGACGCCCCCGTCATCCTGATCGGCAACGAGGTGCTGGACTGCATGCCCGCGCGCCAGTTCATGAAGACCGAGGGCGGCTGGGCCGAGCGCCGCGTCGGCGTGACCGACGACAATGAACTGACCTTTGGCCTGGTCGCCATCTCGGGCGGGTTCGAGCGGCCGGAGTACGATGTCGAGCCGGGTCAGGTGGTCGAGATTTCGGAACAGCAGGCGGCCTTTGCGCGCGACCTGGCCGTGCTGGTCAAGGCCGCCTCGGGCGCGGCCCTGCTGATCGACTATGGCCGCAGCCGCCCGGGCGCGGGCGACACCCTGCAAGGTCTGAGGCGGCACCAGAAGGTCGACCCGCTGGCGACGCCGGGCGAGGCCGACCTGACGCAATGGGCCGACTATCCTCTGGTGCTGGAGGCCGCTGTGCGGACCGGGGCGGATGTCACCGGCTGCGTCGGTCAGGGCGCCTTCCTCAAGGCCCTGGGGATCGAAGCCCGCGCCCAGAGGTTGATGCAGGCCCGCCCCGACGCCGCCCCGGTCATCCAGCGCCAGCTGGACCGCCTGACCGCGCCGGACCAGATGGGCGAACTGTTCAAGGCGGCGGCGATCTTCTCGCCCCGCTCGCTGGCCCTGCCGGGATTTGAAGGATGA